From Sphingobacterium bambusae:
AGCACAATACCTGCTCGCGGTGCAGGCACAAACTCGCGGCTGTTCATGTAGATCTTCGCATCTTTCTTAAATGATCGAATACGCATTTTGTCGGCGTAGTTCTCTGCAAAAGCGATGTAGGGCTGTTGCGTGATTTTGTTCATGCAGAGAATCAGCAATCTGCTGATCTGCTTTTCATTATTATCCACGATGACGGCAATATCTTCCATACCATCTTCGTCAAAATCGCCAAATGCAACGGCAGATTTCGCGCGCGCTTCATTCTGCGTCAAGCTGTAGGTATTTCCATCGCTGTAATTGTCGTCCACTAAGATTTTCTTGACGCCTGAGGACAACGTGGCAAAGGGCGCTAAAGAGAAGTTGCTTCTGTACTTCTCGAACCGATAATCCTCGATCAGCAGATCGGCCTGCAATTTTTTCAATGATTGTTTTTTTTGATCTCCGGTTCCAACCATCAGTACGGCCTTGAACGCTTCGTCCGACTGGCTATCGTCTACCCACACTTTTCTGCCAAATGTTAAGCTTAGGGCCGCCAGATCTTTGGAGGATCCAATAATTCGATAGGCGCGCCAAGGTTCATTGTCACCATCATAAGCGATTGGTAATTTTTTAGGGACAATTAAAGAATCTTCCTTCGGCAAGCTATCGTTCTCGCTAGTGTTCTGCGGATTTTTATCGTCATGTTTGGTCGAGTCGGGCTTTACCGTAAGCGCTGTCGAAACGGCATGTTGCTTCCTAAATTCAAAGAAGCCATAGGCTGCTAAGCCAAGCAGCGCGATCGCCAAAATAGCGTATATCAGCAATTTTGATCCGCTGTTATTTGTTGTTTCTTTCTTCATAATGGGTACTTTCCTTGTCTACATCTTCCTGCTGAATCATCTCCAACGTTTTGTTTTTGATCGTATCGTTCGGAATTCTTACCACAAATTTCTTTAATAAAGGGACTGCAAGCTTTTGTTCCTCTACATTGGGGAAGTTTGCCCGAAAAGCATCCAACATATTCATGAGTAACACTTTTATGCCCGGAATGGCCTTGAATTCCGCATCGCTATAGGTCGTTTTGCCGGCAAAAAGACCATCGAAATAAGCCAATAACTTCGTGGTTTCGCCAGTTTTTTCCACGTGGCCCCGTTTTTTGTATGCCGCTAGGTACAGATGTAGTGCCGATAAAAATTGAAGCTGTTTAATCTCCACTTCCGTATCACCTAAATCCTTATTTTCTAAATAGCTTGTGCTAAGTTGGTAGGTGTTTTCATAATTATGCAGTGCATGAAAATTGAATCGTATCTCGTCATAGATGTTCGGATCGTTTACCCAAGCGCGAAACACCTTGTTGCACGTTGTGCAGTCAAGTTTATACGTTGTACAATAATTGTCTGCACGCGTGAATGCATGGAGCATATCCTGGCGGAACATGACCATAGGATGCAAGTGCTTTACCCGCACGACCTGACCGATGATCTGATCTTGCTTATCGGTATCGCTCGTAGCACTTAATAAGTGGAGCGAGGCATGTAAAAAATTGTTTCGCTCATCTTTAATAATCAAGGGTACAAAATCGTCACGCTGATTGTAATGGTCGAAAAACGCGACATAATGACGAACGGCATCTTCGAAGTTTTGTTTTCCATAGTAGGAGCGCGCATAAAGTGTTTCGAAAGCATAGTGCAGTGCACCAGTTTCCGCATCGTCCATCAATTTCAGGCAATTGTCATAGCGGCTCAAATTCTGCGCCATGGAAGCCGCATTCCACAAGCGGCTTTGCGATGTGTTGTCCATGTAATAGGCCTTCACTGCCGTCTCAAAAGCTTTTTCATCATCGTTGAGATGTGAATAGGCCGCCGAAAGATTGGAATAGTACATCGCCATTTTTGGCTTATCGTTTACATCGCCATACAAAGTCGCTAAGCGCATCTTCTCTCTTGCCTGTTCATATTTCTGTTGGTGGTAGTAGCTTAATCCACATTGTGTGAGCAGGTAGGTATTTTTATAGTCTTTTTCCAGTAACTCTTCGTACAGCTGCGCGGCTTTTTCATATTCCTTGTCCACGTAGCACAATAGGGCCTTGCTGGTTTTGGCTTCTGTTTCATTTTCCTGCGCATGCACATACAGGCCACAGAGTAGCAGGTAGAACATGCTCATCAACTTCATAATAGAAATCACTTTTTTCATTTCGGTTCCTTTCCGCTCAACTTGAAAATTAAACCATATTTTATGGAAAGTGTTTTTTGTTTATGATTCGCAAACGCATATTTACAATATGGGTGTTGACGGTGGGCGTCGCACACTTTGCTTTTTTGTTTGCTCGCCCGCTGTTATCCGCTAGAAATGCTTAATAATTTTATAACATCAAATTCATCCTACTCCCCACCGTTTTTCGATAATTTTGCTGCGATTTTCCATATTAACCGATAGCAAAAGCAGCTAAGATGGCACAAAACGTAAACGAGAAAGAGGATATCCACCAGTTGATAAGAGGTGACAAGAAAGCCTTTGATCGCTTGTATCAGCAATATCATAAGGCCGTTCATGCAAACATTTTGAAATTGATTAAAGATTCCGGTATTGCTGAAGACATCCTTCAAGACGTTTTTCTGTCACTATGGCAAAACAGATTTAAATTTGATGGTAAAGAATCGGTCGGGGGTTGGCTGTTTGTGGTTAGCTATAATCGATCATTAAACATGCTGCGCAGTAAACTAAAGGAATCTATAGAGTATGTAGACAGTTATCCTGCGGAGCCGGTGGCAAGCAACGATGCGATGGAAACAGAGGCCAACCACCTATTACAGCTAACGCTGCTCGAAGAAGCGGTGGATAATCTTCCTGCTAGGAAAAAAGAAGTTTTCAAACTTTGCCGCTATGAGGGGCGCTCGAAAGCGGATGTTGCAGAGCTGCTAGGCATAAGCCAACAATCCGTGGCCGACTACCTTAAACAGTCCAACGTAGCCATACGTGAATATGTCAATCAGCGGTATCCCCGTTACGCAGCCCATACCTTGGGCATGTTGCTGTATTTTTTGACCTAATAATTTCTTTGTTTTTTATTAACAATAAGTTAATCTAAAAAGGCATCACCATTCCCCTTTGTCTGGGTATTTATCCTAGATGAAGGAACAAATAGGTAAACGGATTGCGAGCTTTTGGAAAGGGGTGCTCTCAAAAAAAGAGGAGCAGAGCCTGCTTGAGGATATACGGGTAAACGAAAGCGAAATACAGGAAGATCTCCAAAGAGTCTTTGGTGCCGATCCGAAAGAAGATGAACGCCTGAGCGAGGAAGCATATCAAAAATTGCTTGACAAGATTTATGATAGGATGGATGCTCCTGTGCATATGGAGCGGCCGGCAGCTAGACTACGCAACTGGTCCATTGCAGCGGCGATGCTGTTAGCGGTTTCGTTGGGCTTATATACCTTTGTCAGCCAAGAAGAACGTCTCGTTCATCATGCGCATCGCACAGCTTCTACCTCCAACGATACCTTAAAACTTGTTAATGACCTGCAACACGACCAACAGGCAGTCCTATCAGATGGTTCCACCGTTATCCTATCCTCCGGAAGCTCGCTGAGCTATACCAAAACTTATGGCGTATCCAATCGGACACTACACTTAAAAGGACGTGGACGTTTTAAAGTTGCCCACGATACTACTCGTCCTTTCGTGGTATGGGCAAATGGGTATACAACGACGGCACTTGGAACAGATTTCACGGTAGACACACGGCAGGATGATAGGCTCGATATTTATTTGCAATCTGGTAAGATCGTTGTTGAGGCCACGCCGGCGGCCAAACTGTCTATGGAGAAGAAATACCTGCTACCGGGAGATAACTTACAAATTCTGACGGAGGTTGGTGAGGTTATCATGAGCAATCCACAGCAAAGATCTTTACCAATCAAGAAAACAGTCCCTGCGCAGCGAGCCGCTGTGGAGGAGGTAATGTCCTTCCAAGATACACCACTCTTGGCAGTTTTTGATTCTATAGGGCGCAAAAAAGAAGTGCGCATTTCCTCCAATGCAGACGAGCTGGCAGGACTTACATTCACTGGTGAATTTAAAAGCAGCGAATCGGTAACCTCCATTATAGGCATTGTATGTCAGATGAACGGACTCCATTTTACGGAGACAACCGACGGTGGCATCATCGTATCCAAGGAGGTTGAACCTTTGCCTTCACCATTAAAAGAACAGAGTAATAAAACAAACAAATAGAGAGATGAAAAAAAGAAACATTGTCAGGAATGTTAGATTAGCCCTGAGCGGTCTCGCGCTGTTCGTCGCAGCCACCGCTTGGGCACAGTCTAGTGGGCAGCTGCGTGGAACCATCATGGATAACCGCGGGGTAGCCATACCGGGCGCAACCATACAACTTCTTGATGGAAATGGAAAAGCCGTAGCTCAGGTTTCTACGGATGTTAAAGGTATGTTTACCTTTGGAGACGTCCAAACTACAGGAAATTACCGCCTCAAAGTAAGTATGATGGGCTACCAGCCCTACGAGACGGCAGCAAAGCAAATGAAGGAAGGAGAGAGCAACTCCATGCTTATCCGTTTGAATGAGGAATCCTCTGAACTTAGTGAAGTTGTTGTTGTAGGTTATGGACAACAGCGTCGAGGAGATCTGACGACGGCGGTAAGTTCGCTACCGAACGTGAGCACGCAGGTAGATCGCCCCGTGACCAACCTCGGCGATATGATGCAGGGAAATGTGGCAGGAGTCACCGTCATGTCTGCAGGTGGCGATCCATCACAAAATCCGAAAGTGCTTATTAGGGGTATGAACACCTTGAACGATAACGAGCCTTTATATGTGGTCGATGGTATGCCTTATTACGGTGGACCTATCAATCCGAACGACATTGAGTCCGTGAATATCTTGAAAGATGCTGCTGCGGCGGCCATATATGGGGCTCAGGCTTCTTCTGGAGTAATCGTGATCACCACAAAAAGTGGTAAATCGGGTACGCCGAAGTTGAATGTAGACCTTTACCGCGGCTGGCAAAATGCAAGCAATCTGCCTTCTGCTTTAAACGCAGAACAATATGCCAATGCCTATAATACAGCCTATGCAAATGATGGCCTTGCACTGCCTCCTGCACATAATGCGCAGCAAAACCCATGGGGACAGGTAACGCGTACCAACTGGATGGAGGAAATCTTTCAGACAGGCGATATCTTGAACGCGAACGTACAGCTTTCCGGGGGAGGAGATAAGGCTACATATAGCTCGTCTTTTGGCTATCACGACAAAGAAGGTTTGTTGCTCAATACCGGTTACAAGCGTTTTACCTATCGGATAAAGTCCAATTTTGACCTTACCGACCGTATTGCTGTTGGCCAGAACTTCTATGTGAACCACACCACGACGCGCGGTACCAATACCGAAAGTAGCTACAGCGGATCGATCATCAATGCGATTTACATGAATCCGGCTGCTCCGGTGTATGATGAAAATGGTCTGTTCCACGGTACTGTGCCGCAAGATCTTGCCGGATTTTCAAGCGCCTATGGCGATACATACAACCCCGTAGCTTTGCTTAAGAGACCTTCTGTCAACAATCCTACACTTAATTTGAATGGGAACGTATTTGCATCTATAAAAATTATGGACGGACTTTCCTTTAAATCGAATTTCGCGTTGAACATGAGGCGCTATTCCTACAAACGTTTTGATCCCAAGATCCCGGAGATCGGGCGTGCGAATGGCAACAACTACTTGACGCATGAGGAACAACGCGAAAATCGTTGGATATGGGATCAACAGTTGAACTATACGAAGAGTTTCGGGCTCCATAACGTAGATGCCGTTGCGGTATATTCTGCGCAGAAAGCAAGACACGACCAATTTTATGTGCAGGCCATGGGATTTGTGCGTGAGGAGGGCTGGAACCAATACATCGGAAATGCAGCGCAGATACCACAGCTACCAACCAGTGCGGTGTGGGAAGATGCATTGACCTCGGCCATTGCACGGGTAAATTACAACTATGGCAATCGCTATTACCTAGGGGCTAGTGTTCGTCAAGATCGTACCTCGCGGTTGTCCGAAAAGTACCGTTCTGATGTTTTTCCTTCCGTTTCTGCAGCTTGGAAAATTTCCGCTGAACCCTTCTTTAGCAGTAGCTTTATCGACGACCTAAAAATTCGCGGATCTTGGGGACAAATTGGTAATATTCGGTCTGTAGAATATTATGCATACAACCTACCGCTAACCACTAGTCAGTCTACACCACTGGGGTCAGGCAATACCTTGGTGCGCCACTATGCCATGACCAAACAGTTTAATCCAGACATCGTGTGGGAGCGTACAGAATCGCTTGATATTGGTTTAGACGTTATGCTCTTCAAGAAATTGAGCATAAATGCTGACTATTATCGGAAGACGACACTTGGTATGATTCAGGAAAATGAAGCTAATCCGCACATCGGACTAGAAAGAGGATCGACGGCCAACGTGGGGGATGTATTAAACAAGGGTTTTGAATTTGGTGCGCGTTACAATGATACGTTTGGCGACTGGACCTTGGGATTAAATGCGAATATAGGATTCAACGAAAACGAGCTGAAGGATTTGGACGGCTACTTTAACGATTTCATTGCCCACAGTTCGCATGTCCGTGGTGTACTGTTACCTTATCGGTCGACAGCAGGGCAGCCACTCTATTCTTATTACATGGTTCCTACTGCGGGCATTTTTGCATCAGATGCGGAAGCTGCAGCATATAGGAATGCGAATAATCAACCTATACAGCCTCAGGCAAAAGGCGGCGATTTACGCTTCGTGGATACCAATGGAGATGGAGTGATCAATGATAGTGATAGGCAGTATATGGGGAGCGCCATACCTAAATTTACCTATGGTTTCTCTGCAAACGTGGCTTACAAAAACTTTGATCTAAGTGTGCTTACCTATGGCGTTGGTGGAACTAAGATTTTTAATGGATATAAGTACACGGCATTTAATGCAGGACTACAAGGTTACAACTTGGATGCGCGTGTGCTGGACGCTTGGACGCCCGAAAATACCAATACGACGATCCCGCGCCTAACACGCGAAGACCCTAATCGTAACTTCGGTACGGTATCCGACTGGTATCTAGAGGATGGTGATTACTTCCGTATTAAGAACATAACGGTAGGTTACCGTATTCCTGAATTGTTGGGAAAATTGCAATCTAGGGTATATTTCTCTGCGGAGAACCCCTTTACCTTTACCTCTTATTCCGGGATAGATCCTGAAGTTGGTGATATAGGTCTAGATGTGGGACGCTATCCATTGGCCAAAACGTTCACCGTAGGACTCAACGTTAATTTTTAATAAATCAATAGAGAAAACATGAAATTCAATAGATATATAGCTTTAGCCCTTTTCGGTCTGAGCATTAGTACGCAGTCATGCAATAAGTCGTTCACCGATCTAACACCACAAGGGTCAACAACAGATGCCGCCTTTTGGAATTCAGAAAGCGATGCAATTGCTGCGGCCAATGGACTTTACGAACATTTTAGCGACGATAATATGTTTGGTCGTGGTCTATTCTGGTTCCTCAACGCATCGGACGATATGGTCACCGGGCGTACGGATGCAGGCTCTGCTGCAGTACGGAACTTTACCGCAACGGGTACGGAAAGCCGTATCAACAGTATGTACAAGAAGTTTTATCAAATTATACAACGGGCCAATACCATCCTGACCAAAGTACCGGCCATGCCGATCGCTGATGATGTTAAGAACCGTGTGTTGGGCGAAGCCTATTTCATGCGCGGTTACGCATACTTTTATCTTTCACAGTACTATGGAGACCAACGTGCGGGCGTGCCGATCGTGACGGAGGAGAATATGGAGCAATTGCATTTTGACCGCCCATCGCATGTACGTGAAAATTTTGAACAGATACAGGCTGATCTACTCCAAGCTGCGGAACTGTTACCCTTGGTGACGACCTACGGTGCGGCAGACCTCGGTCGTGCCAACAAAGATGCCGCCTATGCCTACCTCGCGAAGACCAATGTGCAGTGGGCGCGTTACGATCAAGGCAAATGGGCAGAGGTCGTCAAATATTGTGATATGGTGACGAATTCAGGATCCGGTCGAGCATTAATTGATACCGACAAGCCGCTAGAGGATTTCGCCAGTGTATTCTTTATAGAGAATAACTATTCGTCAGAGTATATCTTTTCCGTTGTCTCCAATCGGACGCGCGGATCAATCCTTCCTGGTGTCTTGTTTGAAAATACCGGATATGGTATGTACAATGGTTGGGGTTACTTTCATCCTACGCTAGAGCTCTATAATTCCTTCGAGGAAGGCGATCCACGCCGTTCAGCTACCATCTTGGCATTCGGCGATACGTATACGCTTTTTGGTCAGGAACGAAAATATTACTCGGCCAATTCGCAGACGGGTTTCCAGTTCAATAAATATATGCATCCGTTCCGTACACCGGCATCGCAGCACCTGAACCCCAGTGGGGATTATCCTACCTCTGATCTGAACATCCCCTTGGTAAGGTATGCCGATATCCTGTTGATGAAGGCGGAAGGCTTGATCCAACAAGGTCAAAATGCGGATGTAGAAATAAACAGGGTGCGCAACCGTGCTGGCCTAGCAGCTATCCAGGGTGCGGATATGGATGACCTTAAGCAAGAGCGCCGTTCTGAATTTGCAGCGGAATATACAGATAGGCATTCGGACCTTGTACGCTGGGGTGACGCGCAGGCCGCTTATGCCAAACCGGCTACAGGGAGGATTCATGCCGATAAGACCAAGCCGGAATCGACTTTTACGGTGAGCGAAGTATGGAGTGCACGTAACTTTAATCCAGCGATCCACCATGTGTGGCCAATCCCGCCGCAGGATTTAAGTAATGCAAAAATTGCACAGAACGAAGGTTGGTAATACTGTAATCTATATAACAATTTCATAAGAGGATGACTTTTCGTCAAGCATATGCTTCGATGAAAAGTCATTCTCTTTACGGAAGATTAATAAATTTCTATTGGATCAATATCAGATGATTAGAATGAAAATAAGACTTATATCGATCTTGCTAGGGACACTTCTCTGCACTCCAGTTTGGCTGTTGGCCCAGCAAGCGGATATGCACTATCGTTTCGAGCAACTGATGTTTGGAGAGAAACAACCGATGTCCGTACCTGTAAGAGGACACAGCCATAACGATTACGAGCAAGCGATTCCTTTTTTTGCAGCTTATCATGCGGGGATGGAGTCTATCGAGATCGATCTTTTCTTACATAGGGATAGCTTGTATGCCGCGCACGACAGAACGAAGATAAAACAGGGGCTTACACTCGAGGATACCTATATGCGTCCATTGGCCAAGCTCTTCAAAGAAAATGGAGGTAAAGCTTTTGCCGATGAAACGAAGCAATTGCAGTTGCTGTTGGACTTTAAAGAAGACTACAAAAAGCTCATGCCACCGCTGCTGGCGTTGCTGGAGAAATACCGTTTTATGGTTGATCCACAGATCACAGCGCAGCCTGTGAAGATGGTGATCAGTGGCAATATGCCTCCCGTCAGCGAATTCGAGAAATTTCCCGCATGGATTTATTTTGACGGGCGCCCTGGCATAGCATACACTGCCGAACAGCAAAAGCATGTAGGCATGATCAGTGACGATCTAAAATCATATACCACTTGGAATGGCAAGGGCGTTCCTTCACCTGCTGCCATGCAGAAAATAAAGCGAGAAGCTCAGCATGCAAAAATGATCGGTATTCCATTTCGTTTATGGGGGACGGCAGAAAGTCCAAATACTTGGCTTACGTTAGAAAAAATGGGTGTTACTTGGCTTAACACGGACTATCCTGTTCTGTTGAAGGAGTATTTGGATCATCTTGCTTCTAGTCGTTATAGATCCTCAAATACGTACGATGTGTATCAGCCTACCTATGTGTCTGACGGACGATCTGCGCATGGGGTGAAAAACGTGATCTTATTAATAGGCGATGGAATGGGGATGGGGCACATACAGGCGGCTATCTCCGCAAATAAAGGTCTGGCAAACATGAGTCGGATGAAACATATCGGTTTTTCTTTTACCAGTTCCCTTAGCCCGGGTAATACAGACTCTGGAGCCGGGGGCTCAGCCATAGCCACCGGTCAAAAAACCTTTAACGAGCAGCTCAGCGTGGACAGCAGCGGGAATGCGCTACCACGAATACCTGCTATTCTTCGTCCCTTGGGCATCCGTACAGGAATTATTACAACAGGCGACCTCTCTGATGCCACACCGGCGGCATTCTACACCTCGCATAAAGATCGCAATGCATCAGAGGCGATCAGCGAGTCGCTAATGCACAATGAAGACACTGATATCTTGATAGGCGGAAAACCTGGTGCATATCAAGATGTGGAAAAATGGAAAAAATTGGTCGCTGGTTTAAAGCGTAATAATTTTGAGCTGCCCGATACGAAACAGGAATTTAGCGCATCAAAATCGGAAAAATCCATTTACTTTCTGCCCGACTCCCTCACTCGGCCAGTAAAGGACGGACGCGGTCCTATCCTGAGCGAAACCTTGATCGCTACAATCGAAAAACTCCAAAACCGTGACAAAGGCTTTTTCATCATGGCCGAAGGCGCGCAGATCGATTGGGGAGGACATGCGCGAAACATGGAATATACCTTAACAGAAACGCAGGATTTTGACAGGGCAGTAGGCGAAGCATTGCGGTTTGCTGACGAAGACGGAAATACATTGGTTATTGTATTGGCTGATCACGAAACGGGAGCGTTATCCCTTATTGACACGGACTGGCAATCGGGATACGTACAGGGTAACTTTGCATCCAACGATCATAGTAGCATGGCGGTGCCCGTGATGGCTTACGGTCCCGGAGCGCAGCTATTTACGGGGTTCTTTCAAAATACGGCTATATTTGATCGTATTTTAACCCTCTTTCGCAAATAGGCCACGGAGGAGAGGGCGGAAAAATCCCAATGCTCTTCATCTTTGGGATTTTTCTTGCAAAAGTGGATTTCTCCCAGCACATGTGTCTACCGGAGAGGTCAAACGGGGAGCTCCTGACCGCATACAGGAAATCAATGTCCTCTTACTTTATTATTCATTAAGGTATCAATTCCTTGTTGTTGCCTTACATCGTCTCATCTGCAAAGATCGACAAAGCAACATACCCGATCAACAAAGTAAGGACAAGCAAAAGAAAGCCCATGAGGCACATCAATAAACGATCATCAGCCCTCAACATCTCCTTGTCGACAATCAGGTTGCAAGAGGAGTTTTTCACAAATCTAACAGGCTTCATCAATATCCTGTTCTCAAACTTCATCTAACGAATGCTACGTAGCATTCGTTAGATGATAGTGCAATTAATTTATGTGAAATATATTGTTATGAAAGAGTACGTTGTCACAATGATAGGCTCAAGCGTAACAGACAACTTGAAGGTGCTCCGTGCCAATT
This genomic window contains:
- a CDS encoding tetratricopeptide repeat protein, with the protein product MKKVISIMKLMSMFYLLLCGLYVHAQENETEAKTSKALLCYVDKEYEKAAQLYEELLEKDYKNTYLLTQCGLSYYHQQKYEQAREKMRLATLYGDVNDKPKMAMYYSNLSAAYSHLNDDEKAFETAVKAYYMDNTSQSRLWNAASMAQNLSRYDNCLKLMDDAETGALHYAFETLYARSYYGKQNFEDAVRHYVAFFDHYNQRDDFVPLIIKDERNNFLHASLHLLSATSDTDKQDQIIGQVVRVKHLHPMVMFRQDMLHAFTRADNYCTTYKLDCTTCNKVFRAWVNDPNIYDEIRFNFHALHNYENTYQLSTSYLENKDLGDTEVEIKQLQFLSALHLYLAAYKKRGHVEKTGETTKLLAYFDGLFAGKTTYSDAEFKAIPGIKVLLMNMLDAFRANFPNVEEQKLAVPLLKKFVVRIPNDTIKNKTLEMIQQEDVDKESTHYEERNNK
- a CDS encoding RNA polymerase sigma factor produces the protein MAQNVNEKEDIHQLIRGDKKAFDRLYQQYHKAVHANILKLIKDSGIAEDILQDVFLSLWQNRFKFDGKESVGGWLFVVSYNRSLNMLRSKLKESIEYVDSYPAEPVASNDAMETEANHLLQLTLLEEAVDNLPARKKEVFKLCRYEGRSKADVAELLGISQQSVADYLKQSNVAIREYVNQRYPRYAAHTLGMLLYFLT
- a CDS encoding FecR family protein; translation: MKEQIGKRIASFWKGVLSKKEEQSLLEDIRVNESEIQEDLQRVFGADPKEDERLSEEAYQKLLDKIYDRMDAPVHMERPAARLRNWSIAAAMLLAVSLGLYTFVSQEERLVHHAHRTASTSNDTLKLVNDLQHDQQAVLSDGSTVILSSGSSLSYTKTYGVSNRTLHLKGRGRFKVAHDTTRPFVVWANGYTTTALGTDFTVDTRQDDRLDIYLQSGKIVVEATPAAKLSMEKKYLLPGDNLQILTEVGEVIMSNPQQRSLPIKKTVPAQRAAVEEVMSFQDTPLLAVFDSIGRKKEVRISSNADELAGLTFTGEFKSSESVTSIIGIVCQMNGLHFTETTDGGIIVSKEVEPLPSPLKEQSNKTNK
- a CDS encoding SusC/RagA family TonB-linked outer membrane protein, which produces MKKRNIVRNVRLALSGLALFVAATAWAQSSGQLRGTIMDNRGVAIPGATIQLLDGNGKAVAQVSTDVKGMFTFGDVQTTGNYRLKVSMMGYQPYETAAKQMKEGESNSMLIRLNEESSELSEVVVVGYGQQRRGDLTTAVSSLPNVSTQVDRPVTNLGDMMQGNVAGVTVMSAGGDPSQNPKVLIRGMNTLNDNEPLYVVDGMPYYGGPINPNDIESVNILKDAAAAAIYGAQASSGVIVITTKSGKSGTPKLNVDLYRGWQNASNLPSALNAEQYANAYNTAYANDGLALPPAHNAQQNPWGQVTRTNWMEEIFQTGDILNANVQLSGGGDKATYSSSFGYHDKEGLLLNTGYKRFTYRIKSNFDLTDRIAVGQNFYVNHTTTRGTNTESSYSGSIINAIYMNPAAPVYDENGLFHGTVPQDLAGFSSAYGDTYNPVALLKRPSVNNPTLNLNGNVFASIKIMDGLSFKSNFALNMRRYSYKRFDPKIPEIGRANGNNYLTHEEQRENRWIWDQQLNYTKSFGLHNVDAVAVYSAQKARHDQFYVQAMGFVREEGWNQYIGNAAQIPQLPTSAVWEDALTSAIARVNYNYGNRYYLGASVRQDRTSRLSEKYRSDVFPSVSAAWKISAEPFFSSSFIDDLKIRGSWGQIGNIRSVEYYAYNLPLTTSQSTPLGSGNTLVRHYAMTKQFNPDIVWERTESLDIGLDVMLFKKLSINADYYRKTTLGMIQENEANPHIGLERGSTANVGDVLNKGFEFGARYNDTFGDWTLGLNANIGFNENELKDLDGYFNDFIAHSSHVRGVLLPYRSTAGQPLYSYYMVPTAGIFASDAEAAAYRNANNQPIQPQAKGGDLRFVDTNGDGVINDSDRQYMGSAIPKFTYGFSANVAYKNFDLSVLTYGVGGTKIFNGYKYTAFNAGLQGYNLDARVLDAWTPENTNTTIPRLTREDPNRNFGTVSDWYLEDGDYFRIKNITVGYRIPELLGKLQSRVYFSAENPFTFTSYSGIDPEVGDIGLDVGRYPLAKTFTVGLNVNF
- a CDS encoding RagB/SusD family nutrient uptake outer membrane protein, yielding MKFNRYIALALFGLSISTQSCNKSFTDLTPQGSTTDAAFWNSESDAIAAANGLYEHFSDDNMFGRGLFWFLNASDDMVTGRTDAGSAAVRNFTATGTESRINSMYKKFYQIIQRANTILTKVPAMPIADDVKNRVLGEAYFMRGYAYFYLSQYYGDQRAGVPIVTEENMEQLHFDRPSHVRENFEQIQADLLQAAELLPLVTTYGAADLGRANKDAAYAYLAKTNVQWARYDQGKWAEVVKYCDMVTNSGSGRALIDTDKPLEDFASVFFIENNYSSEYIFSVVSNRTRGSILPGVLFENTGYGMYNGWGYFHPTLELYNSFEEGDPRRSATILAFGDTYTLFGQERKYYSANSQTGFQFNKYMHPFRTPASQHLNPSGDYPTSDLNIPLVRYADILLMKAEGLIQQGQNADVEINRVRNRAGLAAIQGADMDDLKQERRSEFAAEYTDRHSDLVRWGDAQAAYAKPATGRIHADKTKPESTFTVSEVWSARNFNPAIHHVWPIPPQDLSNAKIAQNEGW
- a CDS encoding alkaline phosphatase, giving the protein MKIRLISILLGTLLCTPVWLLAQQADMHYRFEQLMFGEKQPMSVPVRGHSHNDYEQAIPFFAAYHAGMESIEIDLFLHRDSLYAAHDRTKIKQGLTLEDTYMRPLAKLFKENGGKAFADETKQLQLLLDFKEDYKKLMPPLLALLEKYRFMVDPQITAQPVKMVISGNMPPVSEFEKFPAWIYFDGRPGIAYTAEQQKHVGMISDDLKSYTTWNGKGVPSPAAMQKIKREAQHAKMIGIPFRLWGTAESPNTWLTLEKMGVTWLNTDYPVLLKEYLDHLASSRYRSSNTYDVYQPTYVSDGRSAHGVKNVILLIGDGMGMGHIQAAISANKGLANMSRMKHIGFSFTSSLSPGNTDSGAGGSAIATGQKTFNEQLSVDSSGNALPRIPAILRPLGIRTGIITTGDLSDATPAAFYTSHKDRNASEAISESLMHNEDTDILIGGKPGAYQDVEKWKKLVAGLKRNNFELPDTKQEFSASKSEKSIYFLPDSLTRPVKDGRGPILSETLIATIEKLQNRDKGFFIMAEGAQIDWGGHARNMEYTLTETQDFDRAVGEALRFADEDGNTLVIVLADHETGALSLIDTDWQSGYVQGNFASNDHSSMAVPVMAYGPGAQLFTGFFQNTAIFDRILTLFRK